From the Terriglobales bacterium genome, the window GCCAAGTCGTGATTGACGAGTGGGAGAAGTACGGAAAGCCCAAGCAAGCAGGGACAAATTGAAGCCTAAGACAGCCATCATTATCGGGGCGGGTCCTGCGGGGCTCACTGCCGCCTACGAACTGCTCAAGCGGACGGACATACATCCGATCGTGCTCGAGATGAGCACGTACATGGGCGGCATCTCGCGGACGGTCGATTACAAGGGCAATCGCATGGACATCGGCGGTCATCGCTTCTTCTCCAAGAGCGACCGCGTGATGAACTGGTGGCTGCAGCACATTCCGGTCGGAACCGAAGCACAGGGAAACGTTCGACTTACTTACCAGCAGCAGACGCGCGAACTCGCGGTGCCGAAGACCAATGGCAATATACTCTCGGAACAGCATCGGGTGATGCTGGTTCGTCCGCGCAAGTCGCGCATCTATTTCCTGCGGCAGTTCTTCGACTACCCAATCAAGCTCTCGGCTGACACGCTCGGCAAGCTGGGCATCACGCGTACGGTAAAGATCGGTTTCAGCTACATGCGAAGCGTCCTGTTCCCGATCAAGAAGGTCGAGAACCTGGAGCAGTTCTTCATCAACCGTTTCGGACGCCAGTTGTACAAGACGTTCTTCCAGTCGTACACGGAGAAGGTCTGGGGTGTTCCGTGCGACAAGATCAGCGCCGCTTGGGGCGAGCAGCGGATTAAGGGCCTGTCGATCCGCAAGACGATCAGCCATTTCCTCGCGCAGAGGGTCAAGTCGAAGAACGGCCACTTCTCGCAGAAAGGAACCGAGACGTCGTTGATCGAGCAGTTTCTGTATCCGAAGTTCGGTCCGGGACAGATGTGGGAGGAAGTCGCGCGCAAGGTCCGCGCGATGGGCGGCGAAATCATCACGGAATTCCAGGTGAAGGAACTCGGCGTCGAGGACGGCAAGATCACGAGCGCAAGCGGAATCGCTGCGGACGGAAGCTCGCGTACGTTCGAAGGCGATTACTTCTTCTCGACAATGCCGATCCAGGAACTGGTTTCGGCGCTGAAGACCGAAGTTCCAAAGGACGCGCGCTACAT encodes:
- a CDS encoding NAD(P)/FAD-dependent oxidoreductase codes for the protein MKPKTAIIIGAGPAGLTAAYELLKRTDIHPIVLEMSTYMGGISRTVDYKGNRMDIGGHRFFSKSDRVMNWWLQHIPVGTEAQGNVRLTYQQQTRELAVPKTNGNILSEQHRVMLVRPRKSRIYFLRQFFDYPIKLSADTLGKLGITRTVKIGFSYMRSVLFPIKKVENLEQFFINRFGRQLYKTFFQSYTEKVWGVPCDKISAAWGEQRIKGLSIRKTISHFLAQRVKSKNGHFSQKGTETSLIEQFLYPKFGPGQMWEEVARKVRAMGGEIITEFQVKELGVEDGKITSASGIAADGSSRTFEGDYFFSTMPIQELVSALKTEVPKDARYISDNLQYRDFITVGLLLDELKVREDNERTKKLISDNWIYIQEPDVLAGRLQIFNNWSPHMVADLNKVWLGVEYFCYENDDLWRKPDEEMTRFAVEELAKIDILEPQYVRDATVVRMPKTYPAYFGVYERFEELRRYLDTFENLFLVGRNGMHKYNNQDHSMLTAMTAVDNILAGQIDKTNIWAVNTEEEYHEQKGTAAATTAGK